One genomic segment of Actinoplanes ianthinogenes includes these proteins:
- a CDS encoding metallopeptidase family protein codes for MTTSPERRRTDPKAARSTGPGHPARRDRHGRGLRGRLVPATVPLARTKAEIFDDLVLDTVESLERRYAKELAGVEFAVEDVPPELNVYDSDVLEDGEVPLARLLPGRPGRHELPPRIVLYRRPLEFRAMDREDLADLVHDVIIEQVANLLGVDPDELA; via the coding sequence GTGACCACCAGCCCTGAACGCCGCCGTACCGACCCGAAGGCGGCGCGCTCCACCGGCCCGGGGCATCCGGCGCGGCGTGATCGGCACGGCCGCGGCCTGCGCGGCCGGTTGGTTCCGGCGACCGTGCCGCTGGCCCGCACCAAGGCGGAGATCTTCGACGACCTGGTGCTGGACACCGTCGAGAGCCTCGAGCGGCGTTATGCCAAGGAGCTCGCCGGCGTCGAGTTCGCCGTCGAGGACGTGCCACCGGAGCTCAACGTCTACGACTCGGACGTGCTCGAGGACGGCGAGGTGCCCCTGGCCCGGCTGCTGCCCGGCCGCCCCGGGCGGCACGAGCTGCCACCCCGGATCGTGCTGTACCGTCGCCCGCTGGAGTTCCGGGCGATGGACCGCGAGGACCTGGCCGACCTCGTCCACGACGTCATCATCGAGCAGGTGGCCAACCTGCTCGGCGTCGACCCGGACGAACTCGCCTGA
- a CDS encoding NUDIX hydrolase produces MSLYEDAVRVLTSWNATSDAAEGNRKRTLDLLADGPVAMTRAHRAGHVTASALIVDDAGRVLLCLHGRLGLWMQVGGHCEAGDPDLASAALREATEESGIDALILDPEPIDIDIHEVRCGAADGAPAEPSVHYDVRFLLRAPAGSVERISDESADLAWFAVDDLPSPLAAGVVQQIGPARARLG; encoded by the coding sequence ATGAGCCTGTACGAGGACGCCGTCCGTGTCCTGACCAGCTGGAACGCGACTTCGGACGCCGCCGAGGGGAACCGCAAGCGCACCCTCGACCTGCTCGCCGACGGCCCGGTCGCGATGACCCGGGCGCACCGGGCCGGGCACGTCACCGCCAGCGCGCTGATCGTCGACGACGCCGGCCGGGTGCTGCTCTGCCTGCACGGGCGGCTCGGGCTGTGGATGCAGGTCGGCGGGCACTGCGAGGCGGGCGACCCGGACCTGGCGTCCGCGGCGCTGCGCGAGGCGACCGAGGAGTCCGGGATCGACGCTCTGATCCTCGACCCGGAGCCGATCGACATCGACATCCACGAGGTGCGGTGCGGTGCCGCCGACGGGGCGCCGGCCGAGCCGTCGGTGCACTACGACGTGCGGTTCCTGCTGCGCGCGCCGGCTGGGTCGGTGGAGCGGATCAGCGACGAGTCGGCCGATCTGGCCTGGTTCGCGGTGGACGATCTGCCCAGTCCGCTCGCGGCCGGGGTGGTTCAGCAGATCGGGCCGGCGCGGGCCCGGCTGGGCTGA
- the cofD gene encoding 2-phospho-L-lactate transferase — translation MRIVVLTGGIGGARFLVGVRAHARAIGADVTAVVNVGDDVRMHGLQICPDLDSVMYTLGGAADPERGWGRVGESWVVKEELAKYGVEPSWFGLGDKDTATHLVRTTMLTAGYPLSQVTAALCERWQPGITLLPATDDRLETHVVVDVEGERKAIHFQEWWVRYRGEVPTHRFVFRGAESAKPAAGVLDALGQADVILLAPSNPVVSIAPILAVPAIRDALAAGSAPVVGVSPIIGGSPVRGMADKCLATLEVEVSAAGVGRMYGPRADGGLLDGWLVDSSDAGVEIPGVTTRAVPLWMKDEATTARMVADALDLAR, via the coding sequence ATGCGGATCGTGGTCCTCACCGGGGGCATCGGCGGCGCCCGGTTCCTCGTCGGCGTGCGCGCGCACGCCCGTGCCATCGGCGCCGACGTCACAGCGGTGGTCAATGTCGGCGACGACGTCCGGATGCACGGGTTGCAGATCTGCCCGGACCTGGACAGCGTCATGTACACGCTGGGCGGCGCGGCCGACCCGGAGCGCGGCTGGGGCCGGGTCGGCGAGTCCTGGGTGGTCAAGGAGGAGCTGGCCAAGTACGGCGTCGAGCCGTCCTGGTTCGGCCTCGGCGACAAGGACACCGCCACCCACCTGGTGCGCACCACCATGCTGACCGCCGGTTACCCGCTCTCCCAGGTCACCGCCGCGCTGTGCGAGCGGTGGCAGCCCGGCATCACCCTGCTGCCGGCCACCGACGACCGGCTGGAGACGCACGTCGTCGTCGATGTCGAGGGCGAGCGCAAGGCGATCCACTTCCAGGAGTGGTGGGTGCGCTACCGCGGCGAGGTGCCGACGCACCGGTTCGTCTTCCGCGGCGCGGAGAGCGCGAAGCCGGCCGCCGGCGTGCTCGACGCGCTCGGCCAGGCCGACGTGATCCTGCTGGCCCCGAGCAACCCGGTGGTCAGCATCGCGCCGATCCTGGCCGTGCCGGCGATCCGGGATGCCCTGGCCGCCGGCTCGGCACCGGTCGTCGGCGTCTCCCCGATCATCGGCGGTTCGCCCGTGCGGGGAATGGCCGACAAGTGCCTGGCCACCCTGGAGGTCGAGGTCAGCGCGGCCGGCGTCGGCCGGATGTACGGCCCACGCGCCGACGGCGGCCTGCTGGACGGCTGGCTGGTCGACTCGTCCGACGCCGGCGTCGAGATCCCCGGGGTGACCACCCGCGCCGTGCCGCTGTGGATGAAGGACGAGGCGACCACCGCCCGGATGGTGGCCGACGCGCTGGACCTGGCCCGATGA
- the exaC gene encoding acetaldehyde dehydrogenase ExaC, with translation MTTYTPPGSEGSIVSYQSRYDHYIGGEYVPPAKGQYFENPTPVTGRAFTEIARGTADDVEKALDAAHGAADAWGRTSITERATILNKIADRIEQNLEKLAVAEAWENGKPVRETLAADLPLAIDHFRYFAGAIRAQEGTAGEIDEDTVAYHFHEPLGVVAQIIPWNFPILMATWKLAPALAAGNAVVLKPAEQTPASIHYLMSLIGDLLPPGVLNIVNGFGVEAGKPLASSNRVAKVAFTGETTTGRLIMQYASENLIPVTLELGGKSPNIFFDDVSSADDDFFDKAQEGFAMFALNQGEVCTCPSRALIQQGHYSDFLAAAVKRVENLKQGNPLDTDTQVGAQASNDQYEKIMSYLDIGRQEGAKALTGGGKAELGGDLAGGYYVQPTIFEGRNSMRIFQEEIFGPVVSVTPFADFDDAIKIANDTLYGLGAGVWTRDGNRAYRAGRAIKAGRVWTNCYHLYPAHAAFGGYKQSGIGRENHKMMLDHYQQTKNLLVSYSPKAMGFF, from the coding sequence GTGACCACCTACACCCCGCCCGGCTCCGAGGGCTCGATCGTCAGCTACCAGTCCCGCTACGACCACTACATCGGCGGCGAGTACGTCCCACCCGCCAAGGGCCAGTACTTCGAGAACCCCACCCCGGTCACCGGGAGAGCGTTCACCGAGATCGCCCGGGGCACCGCGGACGACGTGGAGAAGGCCCTCGACGCGGCACACGGCGCGGCCGACGCGTGGGGACGCACCTCCATCACCGAACGGGCCACCATCCTCAACAAGATCGCCGACCGGATCGAGCAGAACCTCGAGAAGCTCGCCGTCGCCGAGGCCTGGGAGAACGGCAAGCCGGTCCGCGAGACCCTGGCCGCCGACCTGCCCCTGGCGATCGACCACTTCCGGTACTTCGCCGGCGCGATCCGCGCGCAGGAGGGCACCGCGGGCGAGATCGACGAGGACACGGTGGCCTATCACTTCCACGAGCCGCTCGGCGTGGTCGCCCAGATCATCCCGTGGAACTTCCCGATCCTGATGGCCACCTGGAAGCTCGCCCCGGCGCTGGCCGCCGGCAACGCCGTGGTGCTCAAACCGGCCGAGCAGACCCCGGCCTCGATCCACTACCTGATGTCGCTGATCGGCGACCTGCTCCCGCCCGGCGTGCTGAACATCGTCAACGGTTTCGGCGTCGAGGCCGGCAAGCCCCTCGCAAGCTCGAACCGGGTCGCCAAGGTCGCCTTCACCGGCGAGACCACGACCGGCCGGCTGATCATGCAGTACGCCTCGGAGAACCTCATCCCGGTCACCCTGGAGCTCGGCGGCAAGAGTCCGAACATCTTCTTCGACGACGTGAGCAGCGCCGACGACGACTTCTTCGACAAGGCGCAAGAGGGCTTCGCGATGTTCGCGCTGAACCAGGGCGAGGTCTGCACCTGCCCGTCCCGGGCGCTGATCCAGCAGGGTCACTACTCGGACTTCCTGGCCGCGGCGGTGAAGCGGGTGGAGAACCTCAAGCAGGGCAACCCGCTGGACACCGACACCCAGGTCGGCGCGCAGGCCTCCAACGACCAGTACGAGAAGATCATGTCGTACCTGGACATCGGCCGGCAGGAGGGCGCCAAGGCGCTGACCGGCGGCGGCAAGGCCGAGCTCGGCGGCGACCTGGCCGGTGGGTACTACGTGCAGCCGACGATCTTCGAGGGCCGCAACAGCATGCGGATCTTCCAGGAGGAGATCTTCGGGCCGGTGGTCTCGGTCACCCCGTTCGCCGACTTCGACGACGCCATCAAGATCGCCAACGACACGCTCTACGGCCTCGGCGCCGGGGTGTGGACGCGGGACGGGAACCGGGCGTACCGGGCCGGGCGCGCGATCAAGGCGGGCCGGGTGTGGACGAACTGCTACCACCTGTACCCGGCGCACGCCGCGTTCGGTGGTTACAAGCAGTCCGGCATCGGCCGGGAGAACCACAAGATGATGCTCGACCACTACCAGCAGACCAAGAATCTGCTGGTCAGCTACTCCCCCAAGGCCATGGGATTCTTCTAG
- a CDS encoding DUF3499 domain-containing protein, producing MRSPRRCSRNGCPRQAVATLTYVYSDSTAVVGPLAAFAEPHTYDLCEPHARSLTAPRGWDLVRHDGDFAPPPPTTDDLVALAEAVREAARPVAPRPDETDHTPQTGRRGHLRVIPPSH from the coding sequence GTGAGGTCACCACGGCGCTGCTCCCGGAACGGCTGTCCCCGACAGGCGGTCGCCACCCTGACCTACGTCTACAGCGATTCGACCGCTGTCGTCGGCCCCCTCGCGGCGTTCGCCGAACCCCACACGTACGACCTCTGCGAGCCGCACGCGCGCAGCCTCACCGCCCCCCGAGGCTGGGATCTGGTCCGGCACGACGGCGACTTCGCGCCGCCGCCTCCCACCACCGACGATCTGGTCGCCCTGGCCGAGGCCGTCCGTGAGGCGGCCCGCCCGGTGGCGCCCCGCCCCGACGAGACGGACCACACCCCACAGACCGGCCGCCGAGGCCACCTCCGCGTCATCCCGCCCTCCCACTGA
- a CDS encoding coenzyme F420-0:L-glutamate ligase yields MRLEILPVEGIGDITAGDDLAALITSAAPWLADGDVLVVTSKIVSKAEGRLVEVPADGPERDEARVRALESETARVVARRGPTTIVQTHHGFVMAAAGIDASNVDKTHLVLLPADPDASARRLRADLAARGLDVAVIISDTMGRAWRNGLTDVALGAAGIDALLDHRGEIDPYGNELNLTQMAVVDELSAAAELVKGKCDQVPVAVVRGYPIRRTGADAGVSVLIRDAESDMFGLGTAEARAEGLREAAVLADATGPVAELRAVERALRLVSEVLTPGTGIEMSARRGAVDSADAVRLTPAGSEPADFARLGADAHRLRLALATEGVISRVAFDDEGATLRFGEA; encoded by the coding sequence ATGAGGCTCGAGATCCTGCCGGTCGAGGGCATCGGCGACATCACCGCCGGGGACGACCTGGCCGCGCTGATCACGTCGGCCGCGCCCTGGCTGGCCGACGGCGACGTGCTCGTGGTGACCAGCAAGATCGTGTCGAAGGCGGAGGGCCGGCTGGTCGAGGTGCCGGCCGACGGGCCGGAGCGCGACGAGGCCCGGGTACGGGCACTGGAGTCGGAGACCGCCCGCGTGGTGGCCCGCCGCGGCCCGACCACGATCGTGCAGACCCATCACGGTTTCGTGATGGCGGCGGCCGGCATCGACGCGTCGAACGTGGACAAGACCCATCTGGTGCTGCTGCCCGCCGACCCGGACGCGTCCGCGCGACGGCTGCGGGCCGATCTGGCCGCGCGAGGGCTGGACGTCGCCGTGATCATCTCCGACACGATGGGCCGGGCCTGGCGCAACGGGCTGACCGACGTGGCGCTCGGCGCGGCCGGGATCGACGCGCTGCTCGATCATCGAGGTGAGATCGACCCGTACGGAAATGAACTGAATTTGACCCAGATGGCCGTCGTCGACGAGCTGTCCGCGGCGGCGGAGCTGGTCAAGGGCAAGTGTGACCAGGTGCCGGTCGCGGTCGTGCGCGGCTATCCGATCCGCCGGACGGGCGCCGACGCGGGCGTGTCCGTGCTGATCAGGGACGCCGAGAGCGACATGTTCGGCCTGGGCACCGCCGAGGCCCGCGCCGAGGGCCTGCGCGAAGCCGCCGTGCTCGCCGACGCCACGGGCCCGGTCGCCGAGCTGCGCGCCGTCGAGCGGGCGCTCCGGCTGGTCAGCGAGGTGCTCACACCCGGAACCGGGATCGAGATGAGCGCCCGGCGCGGCGCCGTGGACAGCGCCGACGCGGTGCGGCTCACCCCGGCCGGGAGCGAACCCGCCGATTTCGCCCGGCTCGGTGCCGACGCCCACCGCCTCCGGCTGGCTCTCGCCACCGAAGGTGTGATCAGCCGCGTGGCGTTCGACGACGAGGGCGCGACGCTGAGATTCGGAGAAGCATGA
- a CDS encoding polysaccharide deacetylase family protein, whose protein sequence is MRLSHTRKALLISMSLIMVGLLGQAAAAESSHSEAAPPAAATPSASAPATTAPAAAAQPSKPAVTPAKPKPRTESTAIPKHPKGRTGPAGSRLTTGTKAVALTFDDGPDPANTPALLKILAKEKVKATFCLVGENVKAHPDLVRKIAAGGHALCNHTWNHDLRLGKKKPAQIRADMQRTNAAIRAAVPNAKIAYFRAPGGNFTGQIVKVAKELGMSSIYWKVDPRDWEHGRTESDGAHTNRVIGSVKRNTHAGAIVLSHDYAQPDTIRAYRVLIPWLRKRFHLIALP, encoded by the coding sequence ATGCGGCTGTCCCACACCCGGAAGGCTCTGCTGATCAGCATGTCGCTGATCATGGTGGGGCTTCTCGGCCAGGCGGCTGCTGCCGAGTCGTCCCATAGCGAGGCGGCCCCGCCCGCAGCTGCCACGCCGTCCGCGTCCGCGCCGGCCACCACGGCCCCGGCCGCCGCCGCGCAGCCGAGCAAGCCGGCCGTCACGCCGGCCAAGCCCAAGCCGCGGACCGAGAGCACCGCGATCCCGAAACATCCGAAAGGCCGCACCGGCCCGGCCGGCAGCCGGCTCACCACCGGGACCAAGGCCGTCGCGCTGACCTTCGACGACGGCCCGGACCCGGCCAACACCCCGGCCCTGCTCAAGATCCTGGCCAAGGAGAAGGTGAAAGCCACCTTCTGCCTGGTCGGCGAGAACGTGAAGGCGCACCCCGACCTGGTCCGCAAGATCGCGGCCGGTGGGCACGCGCTGTGCAACCACACCTGGAACCACGACCTGAGACTGGGCAAGAAGAAGCCCGCCCAGATCCGGGCCGACATGCAGCGCACCAACGCCGCCATCCGGGCCGCCGTCCCGAACGCGAAGATCGCCTACTTCCGGGCGCCGGGCGGCAACTTCACCGGGCAGATCGTGAAGGTCGCCAAGGAGCTCGGGATGTCCTCGATCTACTGGAAGGTCGACCCCCGGGACTGGGAGCACGGCCGGACCGAGTCGGACGGCGCACACACCAACCGCGTGATCGGCTCGGTGAAACGGAACACGCACGCCGGCGCGATCGTCCTGTCCCACGACTACGCGCAGCCGGACACCATCCGGGCCTATCGAGTGCTGATCCCCTGGCTGCGTAAGCGGTTCCACCTGATCGCGCTGCCCTGA
- a CDS encoding bifunctional FO biosynthesis protein CofGH codes for MAEVNQVPTEASIRRALRRAADGKAIDADEATALLAATGEQFDELLSIAGGIRDAGLREAGRPGVVTYSRKVFIPLTRLCRDRCHYCTFATVPHRLPAAFLERDEVLEIARQGAAQGCKEALFTLGDRPEERWPAARQWLDERGYDSTLDYVRACAIAVLEETGLLPHLNPGVLSWAELQRLKPVAPSMGMMLETTATRLWSEPGGPHYGSPDKEPAVRLRVLDDAGRVGVPFTTGILIGIGETPAERVDALFAMRRTAREFGHVQEIIIQNFRAKPDTAMRGMPDAELRELAATVAVARIIMGPRARVQAPPNLIDAEFALLLRAGIDDWGGVSPVTPDHVNPERPWPQIDVLREKSAESGFRLRERLTIYPEYVRRGNEGWLDPRLAAHVAALADQDGLAREDATLAGLPWQEPEEAFGTGRTDLHAAVDTEGRTGDRRSDFDFVYGDWDEVAAHVKSAPRTVPTDVLAGLRLASTDPAALLLPEHEDKAMALFNADGSALDELARIADDLRREVNGDDITYVVNRNINFSNVCYVGCRFCAFAQREKDADAYRLSVEQVADRAEEAWRDGASEVCMQGGIDPKMPVTAYADLVRAVKERVPGMHVHAYSPMEIVTAASKAGVSIREWLTGLREAGLGTIPGTAAEILDDDVRWVLTKGKLPTATWVDVVTTAHQVGIRSSSTMMYGHVDHPRQWLGHFRVLAGIQDVTGGFTEFVALPFIHTNAPIYLAGIARPGPTWRENRVVHAMARVLLHGRIDNIQCSWVKLGDEGTRVMLNGGCNDLGGTLMEETISRMAGSEHGSARTVSELKELAAAAGRPAVERTTVYTRR; via the coding sequence GTGGCAGAGGTCAACCAGGTCCCGACCGAGGCGAGCATCCGACGAGCGCTGCGGCGCGCCGCCGACGGTAAAGCGATCGACGCAGATGAGGCGACCGCGCTGCTCGCGGCCACCGGTGAACAGTTCGACGAGTTGCTCTCCATCGCCGGTGGGATCCGGGACGCCGGCCTGCGCGAGGCCGGCCGGCCCGGCGTGGTGACGTATTCGCGAAAGGTCTTCATCCCGCTCACCCGGCTCTGCCGGGACCGATGTCACTACTGCACGTTCGCGACCGTGCCACACCGGCTGCCGGCCGCGTTCCTGGAGCGTGACGAGGTCCTGGAGATCGCCCGGCAGGGCGCCGCGCAGGGTTGCAAGGAGGCGCTCTTCACGCTCGGCGACCGCCCGGAGGAGCGCTGGCCGGCCGCCCGGCAGTGGCTCGACGAGCGGGGTTACGACTCCACCCTGGATTACGTGCGGGCCTGCGCCATCGCCGTGCTCGAGGAGACCGGCCTGCTGCCCCACCTCAACCCGGGTGTGCTGAGCTGGGCCGAGTTGCAGCGGCTCAAGCCGGTCGCCCCGAGCATGGGCATGATGCTGGAGACCACCGCCACCCGGCTCTGGTCCGAGCCGGGCGGCCCGCACTACGGCTCGCCCGACAAGGAGCCCGCGGTCCGGCTCCGGGTGCTCGACGACGCCGGCCGGGTCGGTGTGCCGTTCACCACCGGCATCCTGATCGGGATCGGCGAGACCCCGGCGGAGCGGGTCGACGCCCTGTTCGCGATGCGGCGGACGGCCCGCGAGTTCGGGCACGTCCAGGAGATCATCATTCAGAACTTCCGGGCCAAGCCGGACACGGCGATGCGCGGGATGCCCGACGCCGAGCTGCGCGAGCTGGCCGCCACGGTCGCCGTCGCCCGGATCATCATGGGCCCGCGGGCCCGCGTCCAGGCCCCGCCCAACCTGATCGACGCCGAGTTCGCGCTGCTGCTGCGGGCCGGCATCGACGACTGGGGTGGTGTCTCGCCGGTGACGCCCGACCACGTCAACCCGGAGCGTCCGTGGCCGCAGATCGACGTGCTGCGGGAGAAATCGGCCGAGTCCGGGTTCCGGCTGCGCGAGCGCCTCACGATCTATCCCGAATATGTCCGTCGCGGCAATGAGGGCTGGCTCGACCCGCGGCTGGCCGCCCACGTGGCCGCGCTCGCCGACCAGGACGGCCTCGCCCGGGAGGACGCGACGCTCGCCGGCCTGCCGTGGCAGGAGCCGGAGGAGGCGTTCGGCACCGGGCGCACCGACCTGCACGCGGCCGTCGACACCGAGGGCCGCACCGGCGACCGCCGGTCCGACTTCGACTTCGTCTACGGGGACTGGGACGAGGTCGCCGCGCACGTCAAGAGCGCGCCCCGGACCGTGCCGACCGACGTGCTGGCTGGCCTGCGCCTGGCCTCGACCGACCCGGCCGCGCTGCTGCTGCCGGAGCACGAGGACAAGGCGATGGCCCTGTTCAACGCGGACGGCAGCGCGCTCGACGAGCTCGCCCGGATCGCCGACGACCTGCGCCGCGAGGTCAACGGCGACGACATCACCTACGTGGTGAACCGCAACATCAACTTCTCCAACGTCTGTTACGTGGGCTGCCGGTTCTGCGCCTTCGCCCAGCGGGAGAAGGACGCCGACGCCTATCGGCTCTCCGTCGAGCAGGTCGCCGACCGGGCCGAGGAGGCGTGGCGGGACGGCGCCTCCGAGGTGTGCATGCAGGGCGGCATCGACCCCAAGATGCCCGTCACGGCCTATGCGGACTTGGTGCGCGCCGTCAAGGAGCGGGTGCCGGGCATGCACGTCCACGCGTATTCACCCATGGAGATCGTCACCGCCGCGTCCAAGGCCGGGGTCTCGATCAGGGAGTGGCTCACCGGGCTGCGCGAGGCCGGCCTCGGCACCATCCCGGGCACCGCCGCCGAGATCCTCGACGACGACGTGCGCTGGGTGCTGACCAAGGGCAAACTGCCCACCGCCACCTGGGTCGACGTGGTCACCACCGCGCACCAGGTCGGCATCCGCTCCAGCTCCACGATGATGTACGGGCACGTCGACCACCCGCGCCAGTGGCTCGGCCACTTCCGCGTGCTGGCCGGCATCCAGGACGTGACCGGTGGCTTCACCGAGTTCGTGGCGCTGCCGTTCATCCACACGAACGCCCCGATCTACCTGGCGGGCATCGCTCGCCCCGGCCCCACCTGGCGGGAGAATCGGGTCGTCCATGCCATGGCCCGCGTCCTGCTGCACGGCCGCATCGACAATATCCAGTGCTCCTGGGTGAAACTGGGCGACGAGGGCACCCGGGTCATGCTCAACGGCGGCTGCAACGACCTGGGCGGCACCCTGATGGAGGAGACCATCTCCCGCATGGCCGGCTCCGAACACGGCTCCGCCCGCACCGTCTCCGAACTCAAGGAACTGGCCGCCGCCGCGGGCCGCCCCGCGGTCGAACGCACCACCGTCTACACCCGTCGCTGA
- a CDS encoding WhiB family transcriptional regulator, whose product MEAQVEGVDLLGDAPEWQERALCSQTDPEAFFPEKGGSTREAKRICGRCEVKAECLEYALGHDERFGIWGGLSERERRKLKRRVA is encoded by the coding sequence ATGGAAGCGCAGGTTGAAGGGGTAGACCTGCTCGGGGACGCGCCCGAGTGGCAGGAGCGGGCGCTGTGTTCGCAGACCGATCCGGAAGCCTTCTTCCCGGAGAAGGGCGGATCGACGCGCGAGGCCAAGCGCATCTGCGGGCGCTGTGAGGTCAAGGCCGAGTGTCTGGAGTATGCGCTCGGGCACGACGAGCGGTTCGGCATCTGGGGTGGACTGTCCGAACGTGAACGTCGCAAGCTGAAGCGCCGCGTCGCCTGA
- a CDS encoding DUF779 domain-containing protein, producing the protein MVTRVDVTPAAAEMMRRLREQHGPLMFHQSGGCCDGSSPMCYLEGEFRTGGSDVLLESLAIEGVPEPITFWMSAAQFELWKHTHLTVDVVPGRGAGFSLEAPEGVRFLIRSRLLTEQELAELTP; encoded by the coding sequence ATGGTCACCCGCGTCGACGTGACTCCCGCGGCCGCCGAGATGATGCGGCGGCTGCGGGAGCAGCACGGCCCACTGATGTTCCACCAGTCCGGCGGCTGCTGCGACGGCAGCTCGCCGATGTGTTACCTGGAGGGCGAGTTCCGCACCGGCGGCTCGGACGTGCTCCTGGAGTCTCTGGCGATCGAGGGGGTGCCGGAGCCGATCACGTTCTGGATGTCGGCCGCGCAGTTCGAGCTCTGGAAACACACGCATCTCACGGTGGACGTGGTCCCCGGGCGCGGCGCCGGCTTCTCGCTGGAGGCTCCGGAGGGCGTTCGCTTCCTGATCCGCTCCCGCCTGCTGACCGAGCAGGAGCTGGCGGAATTGACCCCATAA
- a CDS encoding GNAT family N-acetyltransferase, protein MSIDPGTTRDSVAHPREEHPSVDVVLRPVREEDLSLLRRFRVEPGLIGLDWNGFGDAGGVDRRFAENGCLSPEASNLIVEVEGIAVGTVQHREMIFSGRGPFQEIGIVLLPEFRGRGIGWRAQALLCAYLFQHWPIQRIQAGTHPENVAEQKSLVKAGFQREGTIRAAEFRAGEWRDGLLYSRLRTDPTPEI, encoded by the coding sequence ATGAGTATCGATCCCGGGACGACGCGTGACAGCGTCGCTCACCCGCGCGAGGAACACCCGTCCGTGGACGTCGTTCTCCGCCCGGTTCGTGAAGAAGATCTCAGTCTGTTGCGCCGTTTCCGGGTCGAGCCCGGCCTGATCGGCCTGGACTGGAACGGCTTCGGCGACGCCGGCGGGGTCGATCGCCGCTTCGCCGAGAACGGCTGCCTCAGCCCCGAGGCGAGCAACCTGATCGTCGAGGTCGAGGGGATCGCCGTCGGCACGGTCCAGCACCGGGAGATGATCTTCTCGGGACGCGGGCCGTTCCAGGAGATCGGGATCGTGCTGCTGCCCGAGTTCCGCGGGCGCGGCATCGGCTGGCGCGCGCAGGCGCTGCTCTGTGCCTATCTCTTCCAGCACTGGCCGATCCAGCGCATCCAGGCCGGCACCCACCCGGAGAACGTCGCCGAGCAGAAATCCCTGGTCAAGGCGGGATTTCAGCGGGAGGGCACGATCCGGGCCGCGGAGTTCCGGGCCGGGGAGTGGCGCGACGGGCTGCTCTACAGCCGGCTTCGCACGGATCCCACCCCGGAGATCTAA